The nucleotide sequence ACACGGCGTAGCGTGTGCGTGTCACTCAACTTCCTGGTAAATGCCTCTGGGGGTGTTAAGATGCAGGATCAATACATTAAGTCCTGAATCAAGGGTCACAGAGGTCCCGCTGGAAAGACTTCAAACAGCGGCTCTGCCACAtggccatttaaaaatgaaggggTTGTTTACCGGTAGCCTTGAAAGTTCAActcttatttttctgttcttaaaaCTTCATTTCTTCACCTCACCTACTCCCCACGAGCAGTAGTTAGTTGTAATAAGTTGAGTCTGGGACTAGAAATCCTAATTTGACTCCAAAACGCTCTCCTGTTACAGGGCAGGGATGgccggggtgggggaggggagggagggcgcgcgggggcgggggaggggcgggTCGGAGCTAGCGAGGGCGAGCGCCCCTTCACCGCCGGTGACGTAGACCCGGGGAGCTGCGGCCCGCGGAGGGGTAACACTACCTTCTCCCACCAGGCTCCTGGCCGTATTGTTCTCCTTCTCCTCGTGATAACTCCGCAGTGGAGGTGGATTCCGTCCAAGACGCCCAACGTGGCTCCGCGTAGCAATCAGCGCTGCAATCCTGGCGGTTACCTCAGCGGCGGCGTCTCTCTCTGCGCCTCACACTCGCAGCCCGCGGCCCTCCCCAACTTAGGGCGTTTACAAAAGAAACTACTCCAGACGCGCTGCAAAGGGAGGCGCTTGTGCCCGAAAGCTGGCGATcagacgggggggggggggcattCTGCATGTGTGATGTTTCTGGGGGCGGTGGGGAGTGTGTGTCGGggtcggggggcgggggggagtcAGGCAGAAAGACAGGGAGAAACTCTGCTATGAAGGATCCGCGAGTCCTAAAACGTAAGCTCCGTGTGACTAACGACCTGCACTGATTTGGAGAGCGGGCATGTTAAAGGTCACGGACAATTGTTGCTGGCTTCAGCATGAATGCCTAAGTGGGATGTATTCTTCAGCAATCACATTGAAGTCTGATTCACCGAAAAGTATTGACGTGCCCACCATTCGTTTCAGTACACTGTGAAAATGCACAAAGAAAGTATCCCCAAATTCAGTTAATTACAAAGCTGTAAATGTCCTTGTATACACATATTATTACATACATGTAGGTAACAACAAAGATTAAAATTTGAAGACACTTTAATAGCTTTTTGGTAGGATTTTGGAATGAATATCAGTCCTGTAAACCTACGTTCATCTGCATTCTTGGGTCTATTTTAAAGTACAATCTTGCGCTAACAATTTCCATGTGTTGAAAATGGACAAGGTAGATCATTGAATGGTGATCAAGACTTCCAAACCCCTCCACATAAAACTGTTCATGACTTGCTTCCTTTTTCTAGCCGGTTTAGGGCCCTGTCTTAAGTCACCCACATGTGATTTCACTCAGGGCATTGTCTGTCTACAATAATATTGTGCTTTTAAACCATTTCCTTTCTTACACGTTTATCTACAGTGCATGCGAAGTCTGAGAGCGTAATTTGATGGATGGGCAAAGAGTTAAGTCCTGGTGTCTGGTGTGGCAGACCTAGAAAATGGCAGCTGGAGGGCCAGCATCATTTTGTTACTGACAATTGAAACGTGTTCACATTGATTGTACACAAGTCACTGGTGGTTGTTCATTTGTCAATGCACTATTCCTAGCtcactacacacacaaaaaaaggtataaaaatcaaatgtttaaTACAAGTTTCCATATTATTCCTGTAACCATATTTAGCATTGCCAACATTTCAACTGTTTTAATAGCTTCAAACACTTAAAGTAACCATTAGGGATTAAGGGCACCGTTTGCCCCTGGAATGGCCCAGGAGAGCTTCTCCTATTTTGAAAGGTTTACGTAAATTATAGTATTTGGATGGAGCAAAGTCAGCAGTATTAATGGTTGAATATTAATGGTTGATTTTGgctacttgttttattttagtgatATGTGATATTTTACACATGTATGGGGTACGTGTATTTGTTGCAAGcgtagaatgtgtaatgatcaagtcggGGCACTTAGGGTACTCATCAGCTGGGGTATTTAT is from Pan troglodytes isolate AG18354 chromosome 17, NHGRI_mPanTro3-v2.0_pri, whole genome shotgun sequence and encodes:
- the ZNF516-DT gene encoding LOW QUALITY PROTEIN: putative uncharacterized protein ZNF516-DT (The sequence of the model RefSeq protein was modified relative to this genomic sequence to represent the inferred CDS: deleted 2 bases in 1 codon), with product MRVPPAGTWALRPIWTEMGTPLRGSQAPGRIVLLLLVITPQWRWIPSKTPNVAPRSNQRCNPGGYLSGGVSLCASHSQPAALPNLGRLQKKLLQTRCKGRRLCPKAGDQTGGGAFCMCDVSGGGGECVSGSGGGGESGRKTGRNSAMKDPRVLKRKLRVTNDLH